One stretch of Thalassophryne amazonica chromosome 19, fThaAma1.1, whole genome shotgun sequence DNA includes these proteins:
- the zgc:194443 gene encoding GTPase IMAP family member 9 isoform X1 — protein sequence MSGKMHYQGYGSFEKEIRMVLVGKTGVGKSAAGNTILGREAFESELSPSSLTSECQKSRGTVNGENVAVIDTPGLFDTNFTQQEVLKKIKMCISLSAPGPHAFLVVLHLGRFTQEEKDTVKMIQQTFGGDAAKYSMVLFTHGDQLKKQTIESFIDDNTELKEIIRSCYGRYHVFNNEIKDPEQTSQLLDKIHMIIMANGGGYYTNQMFMEAEAAIQREKERLLKERSDNLQKELNDLRAKYSDQVYLQKKEKVQFKYEYQARTQAERSNDFIAAPAIAISTACGAAVGGVVGLAGGPIGVAVGIAVGAAAGAVIGAVSVKISEQCHVQ from the coding sequence GGTATGGAagctttgaaaaagaaataaggatgGTCCTAGTCGGGAAGACAGGAGTGGGAAAGAGCGCCGCAGGAAATACCATCTTGGGGCGAGAAGCTTTTGAGTCTGAACTGTCTCCATCTTCTTTGACATCTGAGTgccagaaaagcagagggactgtCAATGGTGAGAATGTAGCTGTTATCGACACTCCAGGGCTGTTTGACACAAATTTTACACAACAAGAAGTGTTGAAGAAGATCAAGATGTGcatctctctgtctgctcctggtCCTCACGCCTTCCTGGTGGTTCTCCACCTGGGCAGGTTCACCCAGGAAGAGAAAGACACAGTTAAAATGATCCAACAAACCTTTGGTGGAGATGCTGCCAAATACTCAATGGTGCTGTTCACACATGGAGACCAGTTGAAGAAGCAAACGATTGAGAGTTTTATTGACGACAATACTGAATTGAAAGAAATCATTCGAAGTTGCTACGGCCGATATCACGTCTTCAACAATGAAATCAAAGACCCAGAACAAACCAGTCAGCTCTTGGATAAGATTCACATGATTATCATGGCTAATGGTGGCGGTTACTACACCAACCAAATGTTCATGGAAGCAGAGGCAGCCATCCAAAGAGAGAAAGAACGTCTGCTGAAAGAGCGATCGGACAACCTGCAGAAAGAGCTCAATGACCTGAGAGCCAAATATTCAGATCAAGTCTATCTTCAAAAAAAGGAGAAGGTGCAGTTTAAATACGAGTACCAAGCCAGAACACAAGCTGAAAGGTCAAATGATTTTATTGCTGCCCCAGCAATCGCTATATCAACAGCTTGTGGTGCTGCTGTCGGGGGTGTGGTGGGACTTGCTGGAGGCCCAATTGGTGTGGCAGTGGGAATCGCAGTTGGAGCAGCTGCTGGTGCTGTCATCGGAGCAGTATCAGTTAAAATATCAGAGCAATGTCATGTGCAGTAA